A single Candidatus Rubidus massiliensis DNA region contains:
- a CDS encoding LysM domain/BON superfamily protein, whose protein sequence is MKSLFIKLSITSLLAVFTLNADQYSSYPNSYGQNQQYSEGHAYNQTQYDNSELESGQSWGNQRLGQRGRQNTWNQNFRGRAYTNQHNGYEPHHEHHIPGPGYYDSTGRYFSNQPAYYGCPRDNDNQNQNTNVNNNQNPDTNNNQNSNWNNSNNNNQSSWNPNDQKDQNSGRNYTQRIEEERLRQQQNSGQNGFRNNQNPNQNIPNQGPGQTNNQPANANNAAAWNHHWNNWEDRSWALGETATHENKALHDNKALHDNKALHDNKALHDKEHQPYDHYKSDEDKKVGENIRKRLKDNNVDISNVNVTIDNGTVTIRGHVKTQAEKDKVANIIKEQAGVKKVDNQLVVKADEVAYNYGTNSSNLTNSSSGPMGQRQYTQGNNPNANWNTPNNTWGNPNNSWNNNNPNTNWNNNNSNWNTNSSTWNNNNNNSNWNNYNSRNPNWNSNVNPNGQNANNPNAQRSSSPHSDFHPGLNSNYSGSNSASRGY, encoded by the coding sequence AAGGTCATGCTTATAATCAAACACAATATGATAATAGTGAATTAGAAAGCGGACAATCATGGGGAAATCAAAGACTTGGCCAAAGAGGTCGTCAAAATACTTGGAATCAAAATTTCAGAGGACGTGCTTACACGAATCAACATAATGGATATGAACCACATCATGAACATCATATCCCAGGTCCTGGATATTATGATAGTACAGGGCGTTATTTTAGCAATCAACCAGCTTATTATGGTTGCCCAAGAGATAACGATAATCAAAATCAAAATACCAATGTGAATAACAATCAAAATCCAGATACAAATAACAATCAAAATTCAAATTGGAATAATTCAAATAACAACAATCAATCTTCCTGGAATCCAAATGATCAAAAAGATCAAAATTCTGGAAGAAATTATACACAAAGAATTGAAGAAGAAAGATTGCGACAGCAGCAAAATTCAGGTCAAAACGGATTTAGAAATAATCAAAATCCAAATCAAAATATCCCAAATCAAGGTCCAGGCCAAACCAATAATCAACCAGCAAATGCTAACAACGCAGCTGCTTGGAATCATCATTGGAACAACTGGGAAGATCGTTCTTGGGCATTAGGAGAAACGGCTACGCATGAAAATAAAGCTTTACATGATAACAAAGCTTTACATGATAACAAAGCATTACATGATAACAAAGCATTACATGACAAAGAACATCAGCCATACGATCACTACAAAAGTGATGAAGATAAAAAGGTAGGAGAAAATATACGTAAACGCCTAAAAGATAATAACGTTGATATATCCAATGTGAATGTTACTATCGATAACGGCACAGTTACAATTAGAGGACATGTAAAAACACAAGCTGAAAAAGATAAAGTAGCAAATATTATTAAAGAACAAGCTGGTGTTAAAAAAGTTGACAATCAACTAGTTGTAAAGGCAGATGAAGTGGCTTACAATTATGGTACAAATTCTTCTAATTTAACTAATTCATCTTCTGGGCCAATGGGTCAAAGACAATATACACAAGGTAATAATCCTAATGCTAATTGGAACACTCCAAATAATACATGGGGTAATCCAAATAACAGCTGGAATAACAACAATCCAAATACAAACTGGAATAACAATAATTCAAACTGGAATACAAACAGTTCAACTTGGAATAACAATAACAACAACTCTAATTGGAATAATTACAACAGCCGCAATCCAAATTGGAATTCTAACGTAAATCCAAATGGCCAAAATGCAAATAATCCAAATGCACAAAGATCTTCATCACCACATAGCGATTTTCATCCTGGATTAAACTCAAACTACTCTGGCTCAAATTCAGCTAGCCGTGGTTATTAA